From Pseudomonas poae, the proteins below share one genomic window:
- the nthA gene encoding nitrile hydratase subunit alpha has protein sequence MSTSISTTATTSTPGERAWALFQVLKSKELIPEGYVEQLTQLMEHDWSPENGARVVAKAWVDPQFRALLLKDGTAACAQFGYTGPQGEYIVALEDTPGVKNVIVCSLCSCTNWPVLGLPPEWYKGFEFRARLVREGRTVLRELGTELPSDTVVKVWDTSAESRYLVLPQRPEGSEHMTQEQLQKLVTKDVLIGVALPHAG, from the coding sequence ATGAGTACATCCATTTCCACGACCGCGACCACTTCAACCCCTGGTGAACGCGCATGGGCGCTGTTTCAAGTTCTCAAGAGCAAGGAACTCATTCCGGAGGGTTACGTCGAGCAACTCACACAATTGATGGAGCACGACTGGAGCCCGGAAAACGGCGCCCGTGTGGTCGCCAAGGCCTGGGTTGATCCGCAGTTCCGCGCGCTGTTGCTCAAGGACGGCACCGCCGCATGCGCCCAGTTCGGCTATACCGGCCCTCAGGGCGAGTACATCGTGGCGCTGGAAGATACGCCCGGGGTCAAGAACGTCATAGTCTGCAGCCTGTGCTCCTGCACAAACTGGCCTGTCCTCGGGTTGCCACCTGAGTGGTACAAGGGCTTTGAGTTCCGTGCGCGCCTGGTCCGGGAAGGCCGCACCGTGCTGCGCGAACTGGGCACTGAGTTGCCGAGCGACACGGTGGTCAAGGTCTGGGATACCAGCGCCGAAAGCCGTTACCTGGTGCTGCCGCAAAGGCCTGAAGGCTCCGAGCACATGACGCAAGAGCAGCTTCAGAAACTGGTGACCAAAGACGTGCTGATTGGCGTCGCTCTGCCCCACGCCGGTTGA
- a CDS encoding pectate lyase — MLSASLLLPQPSLAASHPDGFAKAVTGGGEAAAVHPATASELKNSLCASFDTRGNCTDDTPRVIALDHIVDFRGSVVSDGSAQVTEAGCMANACPHGGGQWAIDGANHFCQSKSPATVTYDKAGLQRLKIGSNKTLLGVGPHAGIQGMGLFIGSGAHNVIVRNLTLSDINPRVVWGGDALTLDDADGVWIDHNTFAHIGRQMLVTGWGSATHVTISNNEFDGRTPYSATCDGHHYWVWLFLGHHDTLTLLRNYVHDTSGRAPHSGGMGNAEVRAQLVNNVFAHLTYQGAIMSRTASSHLLVEGNDFEDVSHPLFNDTRQPGTAYALFASAAQSTNDACQAALGRPCVANQQHLSGDDYRPQDASVLEAFKQYREYLIAPQPAGIARIEVPRDAGAGHANTGSH; from the coding sequence GTGTTATCTGCCTCCCTGCTGCTGCCGCAGCCCTCTCTGGCAGCCAGTCATCCCGACGGTTTTGCCAAGGCCGTAACCGGTGGTGGCGAGGCTGCGGCCGTGCATCCGGCCACGGCGTCCGAACTGAAGAATTCGCTGTGTGCGAGCTTCGACACGCGCGGCAATTGCACCGATGACACACCTCGGGTTATCGCCCTGGACCATATCGTCGATTTCCGCGGCTCGGTTGTTTCCGACGGCAGCGCCCAAGTGACCGAGGCCGGCTGCATGGCCAACGCCTGTCCCCATGGCGGTGGGCAATGGGCGATCGACGGTGCCAACCATTTCTGCCAGTCGAAATCGCCCGCCACGGTGACCTATGACAAAGCAGGCTTGCAGCGCCTGAAGATCGGTTCCAACAAGACCCTATTGGGCGTTGGGCCCCATGCCGGTATCCAGGGCATGGGGTTGTTCATCGGGAGTGGCGCGCACAATGTCATCGTGCGCAACCTGACCCTCTCGGACATCAACCCACGCGTGGTCTGGGGCGGCGACGCACTCACCCTGGACGACGCCGACGGCGTGTGGATCGACCACAACACCTTTGCGCATATTGGCCGGCAGATGCTCGTGACTGGCTGGGGCAGCGCGACCCATGTGACGATTTCCAACAACGAGTTCGATGGCCGCACGCCCTACTCGGCGACCTGCGATGGGCACCATTACTGGGTATGGCTGTTTCTGGGCCATCACGACACCCTGACGCTGCTCAGAAACTATGTGCATGACACCTCGGGTCGGGCGCCCCACTCCGGCGGAATGGGCAATGCCGAGGTACGCGCGCAACTGGTCAATAACGTGTTTGCCCATCTGACGTATCAGGGCGCGATCATGTCGCGTACTGCCAGCTCCCATTTGCTGGTGGAAGGCAATGACTTCGAAGACGTGTCGCACCCGCTGTTCAACGATACACGGCAACCGGGCACGGCTTACGCCCTCTTCGCTTCAGCTGCGCAGTCAACCAATGATGCCTGCCAGGCCGCACTCGGCAGACCCTGTGTGGCTAACCAGCAGCACCTGAGTGGCGATGACTATCGCCCCCAGGATGCATCTGTGCTGGAGGCGTTCAAGCAATACCGTGAATACCTTATTGCACCGCAGCCTGCCGGGATTGCGCGAATTGAAGTCCCACGCGACGCGGGTGCGGGCCATGCCAATACGGGTAGCCACTGA
- a CDS encoding prepilin-type N-terminal cleavage/methylation domain-containing protein, translating to MNTRQHGFTLIEVMVAIMLMAIVSLIAWRGLDSVSRTDQHLQASTEHTEAILRVLNQLERDLALRASTELRVPNLTGQQTEPAQAPPAISVRSADNQRFRLDVIRSAAASADGLQRVRWWLQGQTLYRAAAPARSRYPLPAPDEGVAVLDKVSDLQVRVWEPGQGWRQLSGNRKDEPLGLEIKLTRQTLQGAEHYRQVVGPLD from the coding sequence ATGAATACTCGACAGCACGGCTTTACGCTGATTGAAGTGATGGTGGCGATCATGCTCATGGCGATTGTCAGCCTGATTGCCTGGCGCGGCCTCGACAGCGTGAGCCGCACCGACCAGCATCTGCAGGCGAGCACCGAACACACCGAAGCCATACTGCGCGTCCTCAACCAGCTGGAACGCGACCTGGCCCTGCGCGCCAGCACCGAATTGCGCGTGCCGAACCTTACCGGGCAACAGACCGAACCTGCGCAAGCGCCGCCGGCAATCAGCGTACGCAGCGCGGACAATCAGCGCTTTCGCCTCGATGTGATCCGCAGCGCAGCCGCGTCGGCAGACGGTTTGCAACGGGTACGCTGGTGGCTGCAGGGCCAAACCCTCTATCGTGCAGCAGCACCTGCGCGTAGCCGCTACCCGCTTCCCGCACCGGACGAAGGAGTGGCCGTATTGGATAAGGTGAGTGACCTGCAGGTGCGGGTCTGGGAGCCTGGCCAGGGTTGGCGTCAGCTGAGCGGCAATCGCAAGGACGAACCCCTGGGCCTGGAGATCAAACTGACTCGCCAGACGTTACAGGGAGCAGAACATTATCGGCAGGTAGTGGGCCCACTGGATTAG
- a CDS encoding helix-turn-helix domain-containing protein: protein MNPSTQYSTLAVPAPRRFDYWKEVVCRHCLAADSKPLSQSSFDGSLAINTVGELDICSLSSPLHYWERSEQHLRSGPAEDLWLGFARNGHGQIEQGSRKASLATGSLFLYDATQAFRFSLGGTENHLVRIPRALLTERLPRIAEYTAMVLDDRRPGVVPLREMLHQAASTPASLQDERISNRYSSALLDLLVISLELQDLKTSHQEMDLYGRIMQYIQRHLTEPDLSIEAIAKAHNVSTRTVTRAFARYQKTPVAEIWKERLNASREAIERGQVRSVSEAALDFGFSDFSHFSHAFRKAFGVAPNTLLRRS from the coding sequence ATGAACCCAAGCACCCAGTATTCGACCCTTGCCGTTCCTGCACCACGTCGCTTTGATTATTGGAAGGAAGTGGTCTGTCGCCATTGCCTGGCGGCCGATAGCAAACCCTTATCCCAGAGCAGCTTTGATGGCTCGCTCGCCATCAATACCGTCGGCGAGCTGGACATCTGTTCGCTGTCTTCGCCGTTGCATTATTGGGAGCGTTCCGAGCAGCACCTGCGCAGCGGCCCGGCCGAGGATTTATGGTTGGGTTTCGCTCGAAATGGTCACGGGCAAATAGAACAAGGGTCAAGAAAAGCTAGCCTGGCAACCGGCAGTTTGTTTCTTTATGACGCAACTCAGGCGTTTCGCTTCAGCCTGGGTGGTACCGAAAACCACTTGGTGCGTATTCCGCGAGCGTTGCTGACCGAGCGTTTGCCGCGTATTGCGGAGTACACCGCGATGGTCCTCGACGACCGGCGCCCTGGGGTAGTTCCGTTACGCGAAATGCTGCATCAGGCCGCGAGCACGCCTGCATCGCTGCAGGATGAGCGCATCTCGAATCGTTACTCAAGTGCTTTGCTGGATCTGCTTGTGATCAGCCTGGAACTCCAGGACCTGAAAACAAGCCACCAGGAAATGGACCTCTACGGCCGCATCATGCAGTACATCCAGCGCCACTTGACCGAGCCGGACCTGTCGATTGAAGCCATCGCCAAGGCCCACAATGTGTCCACCCGCACCGTTACGCGGGCCTTCGCACGCTACCAGAAAACCCCGGTTGCTGAGATTTGGAAAGAGCGCCTGAATGCCAGTCGTGAAGCGATCGAGCGCGGCCAGGTACGCAGCGTGTCCGAGGCGGCGCTGGACTTCGGGTTCTCTGACTTCTCCCATTTCAGCCATGCGTTTCGTAAAGCGTTTGGTGTGGCGCCGAATACACTTTTACGCCGCAGCTGA
- the nthB gene encoding nitrile hydratase subunit beta, translating into MDGFHDLGGFQGFGKVPHTINSLSYKQVFKQDWEHLAYSLMFIGADHLKKFSVDEVRHAVERLDVRQHVGTQYYERYVIATATLLVETGVITQAELDQALGSHFKLANPAHAEGRPAITGRAPFEVGDRVVVRDEYVAGHIRMPAYVRGKEGVVLHRTSEKWPFPDAIGHGDLSAAHQPTYHVEFRVKDLWGDAADDGFVVVDLFESYLDKAAV; encoded by the coding sequence ATGGATGGCTTTCACGATCTCGGCGGTTTCCAAGGCTTTGGCAAAGTCCCTCACACCATCAATAGCCTGAGCTACAAACAGGTGTTCAAGCAGGACTGGGAGCACCTGGCGTACAGCTTGATGTTTATCGGTGCCGATCACTTGAAGAAGTTCAGCGTCGACGAGGTGCGCCATGCCGTCGAACGCCTGGACGTGCGCCAGCATGTCGGCACCCAGTACTACGAACGCTACGTCATCGCGACCGCCACCCTGCTGGTCGAAACCGGCGTGATCACCCAGGCGGAGCTTGATCAGGCCCTGGGTTCTCACTTCAAGCTGGCAAACCCCGCGCATGCTGAAGGTCGCCCGGCGATCACTGGCCGAGCGCCTTTTGAAGTCGGCGACCGGGTTGTCGTGCGCGACGAGTATGTGGCCGGGCATATCCGCATGCCCGCCTACGTACGCGGCAAGGAAGGTGTGGTGCTGCACCGCACTTCAGAAAAATGGCCGTTCCCGGACGCGATTGGTCATGGCGACTTGAGCGCGGCGCATCAGCCGACCTATCACGTCGAGTTTCGCGTGAAAGACCTGTGGGGGGATGCAGCCGATGACGGTTTCGTGGTGGTCGACCTGTTCGAAAGCTACCTGGACAAGGCCGCCGTATGA
- a CDS encoding TetR/AcrR family transcriptional regulator — protein sequence MVPVLSRSEFQRRALELFQQRSFSQVSMRELAAHLGITPGAIYHHVESKEAMLLEWLIELYQALLSHIELIKRRKLTPAQRLTKLIEGHLKLHEQMTAHFKLAVMDANCLGAPMQASVERLRLAYESEFMKLVDQLSHQPGGPLREGALTAILPMLNSLPTWLSPTMDKGQRRLITKTIADAVIHAINALP from the coding sequence ATGGTTCCTGTGCTGAGCCGCTCGGAGTTTCAGCGCAGAGCCCTGGAGCTGTTCCAGCAACGTAGTTTCAGCCAGGTCAGCATGCGCGAATTGGCGGCGCATCTTGGAATCACCCCGGGCGCGATTTATCACCATGTAGAGAGCAAGGAAGCAATGCTGTTGGAATGGCTGATAGAGCTGTATCAGGCGTTGTTGTCGCACATCGAGCTGATCAAACGCCGAAAATTGACGCCCGCGCAACGCCTGACAAAACTGATCGAAGGCCATCTTAAATTGCATGAACAAATGACCGCGCACTTCAAGTTGGCGGTCATGGATGCCAATTGCCTGGGCGCCCCGATGCAGGCAAGCGTTGAGCGATTGAGGCTGGCCTATGAGTCAGAATTCATGAAGTTGGTCGACCAACTAAGCCATCAGCCCGGCGGGCCGTTGCGCGAGGGTGCGCTCACAGCGATTTTGCCGATGCTGAACAGCCTGCCCACATGGCTGAGCCCGACGATGGATAAAGGTCAGCGTCGGCTTATTACAAAGACCATCGCCGATGCGGTAATACACGCCATAAACGCCCTGCCTTGA
- a CDS encoding amidase: MAIIRPTLDQLLAIARQLNMQLTHEQAVSYLELMQPSFDAYDLVDELCDFVPPVRYDRSSGYRPSAKENLLNAWYYRTEVNGAREGLLAGKTVALKDNIALAGVPMMNGAAPLEGFVPGFDATVVTRLLDAGATILGKATCEHYCLSGGSHTSDPAPVHNPHRHGYAAGGSSSGSAALVAAGEVDIAVGGDQGGSIRIPSAFCGTYGMKPTHGLVPYTGIMAIEATIDHAGPITANVSDNALMLQAMAGSDGLDPRQAAPQVDDYCSYLARGVSGLRIGVLQEGFALANQDPRVADKVREAIARLEALGAKVEPVSIAEHNLAGSLWHPIGCEGLTMQMMHGNGAGFNWKGLYDVALLDKQAAWREQADQLSASLKLCMFVGQYGLTHYNGRYYAKAQNLARFARQGYDKALQTYDLLVMPTTPITAQPHPATGCSITEYVARALEMIGNTAPQDITGHPAMSIPCGLVDGLPVGLMLVAKHYAEGTIYQAAAAFEAAVDWRTL, from the coding sequence ATGGCCATTATTCGTCCAACGCTTGATCAGCTTTTAGCCATCGCCCGTCAGTTGAACATGCAACTGACGCACGAGCAGGCCGTGTCATATCTGGAACTCATGCAGCCGAGTTTCGATGCCTACGACCTGGTCGACGAACTGTGCGATTTTGTTCCACCCGTTCGCTACGACCGCAGTTCAGGCTATCGACCCTCGGCCAAGGAAAACCTGCTGAACGCCTGGTACTACCGGACTGAAGTGAATGGCGCCCGTGAAGGACTGCTGGCCGGCAAGACCGTGGCGCTCAAAGACAACATCGCCTTGGCCGGCGTACCGATGATGAACGGCGCTGCGCCGCTGGAAGGCTTTGTACCGGGCTTCGATGCCACCGTGGTCACGCGTTTGCTCGATGCCGGCGCGACCATCCTCGGCAAAGCCACCTGCGAGCACTACTGCCTGTCGGGGGGCAGCCATACCTCTGACCCGGCCCCGGTGCACAATCCCCATCGTCACGGTTATGCCGCTGGTGGCTCCTCATCGGGCAGTGCCGCATTGGTCGCCGCCGGCGAGGTGGACATCGCCGTGGGTGGCGATCAAGGCGGGTCCATTCGAATCCCATCGGCGTTCTGCGGCACCTACGGTATGAAACCGACCCATGGGCTGGTGCCTTACACCGGCATCATGGCGATTGAAGCCACGATCGATCATGCAGGCCCCATCACTGCCAACGTGAGCGACAACGCGCTGATGCTGCAGGCCATGGCCGGTTCGGATGGCCTCGACCCACGCCAGGCGGCGCCGCAGGTCGATGACTATTGCAGTTACCTGGCGCGTGGCGTGAGCGGGCTCAGAATCGGTGTGCTGCAGGAAGGGTTTGCGCTGGCCAACCAGGATCCTCGCGTGGCTGACAAGGTGCGCGAAGCCATCGCCCGTCTCGAGGCGTTGGGTGCGAAGGTCGAGCCGGTGTCCATTGCCGAACACAACCTGGCAGGGTCGCTGTGGCACCCCATCGGTTGCGAAGGGTTGACCATGCAGATGATGCATGGCAACGGCGCGGGCTTTAACTGGAAAGGACTTTACGACGTCGCTCTGCTGGACAAACAGGCCGCATGGCGCGAGCAGGCCGACCAGCTCTCGGCGTCGCTCAAACTCTGTATGTTCGTCGGTCAATACGGCCTGACGCACTACAACGGGCGTTACTACGCCAAGGCCCAGAACCTCGCACGCTTTGCCCGGCAAGGCTATGACAAGGCGCTGCAGACCTATGACTTGCTGGTGATGCCGACCACCCCCATCACTGCCCAACCCCACCCGGCAACGGGTTGCTCGATCACTGAGTACGTGGCACGCGCCCTGGAAATGATCGGCAACACCGCGCCACAGGACATCACCGGGCATCCCGCCATGTCGATTCCGTGCGGCCTGGTAGACGGCCTTCCCGTCGGGCTGATGCTGGTCGCCAAGCACTATGCAGAAGGCACGATCTACCAAGCCGCAGCGGCGTTTGAAGCAGCAGTGGACTGGCGGACGCTCTGA
- a CDS encoding transporter produces MKLSRMVLVLGMLPFVKSQALEVAPGDFEPLPAGANAVLFYYQHAQRSDLYQDGHRTSDNAKLSSDVGILRYIHAVGLSENLSWEPQILLPFGYMNASGDTGSLGDTHGVGDPILTAPLKWTLPTANKDVFALAPYLYIPIGSYNKNDALNLGENRWRATLQAAYIHHFSAQWALDTVADASWVSTNNDYGAARAKLEENTRYEYQAAVRYNWTPSTTFALGGGYVTGAATTVDGVDQHDGVSTSYARFTVTHFVDPTLQLQAQLGKDIDVEQGFKEGARLNLRILKVF; encoded by the coding sequence ATGAAATTGAGTCGAATGGTGCTTGTGCTGGGAATGTTGCCGTTTGTCAAAAGCCAGGCGCTTGAAGTAGCGCCGGGAGATTTCGAGCCACTGCCCGCCGGGGCCAATGCCGTGCTGTTCTACTACCAACACGCACAACGGTCTGACCTTTATCAGGACGGCCATAGAACCTCCGATAATGCCAAGCTCAGCTCAGACGTGGGCATCCTGCGTTACATCCATGCCGTAGGACTTTCCGAGAACCTGTCATGGGAACCGCAGATATTGCTGCCGTTCGGTTACATGAACGCCTCGGGCGATACCGGGTCGCTGGGTGACACTCATGGCGTAGGCGACCCGATTCTCACCGCCCCCCTCAAGTGGACGTTACCCACTGCGAACAAAGATGTGTTCGCCCTCGCCCCCTATCTGTACATCCCAATCGGCAGCTACAACAAAAATGATGCGTTGAACCTCGGCGAGAACCGCTGGCGGGCGACGTTACAAGCGGCCTACATCCACCACTTTTCCGCGCAATGGGCGTTGGACACCGTCGCGGACGCTTCCTGGGTCTCGACCAACAATGACTACGGCGCCGCGCGTGCCAAGCTCGAAGAAAACACCCGGTACGAATACCAAGCCGCCGTTCGCTACAACTGGACGCCCAGCACCACATTCGCACTCGGCGGGGGTTACGTCACCGGGGCCGCAACGACCGTGGACGGCGTTGACCAGCACGACGGTGTCTCGACGTCCTACGCACGTTTTACCGTCACCCACTTTGTCGATCCCACGCTGCAACTCCAGGCGCAACTCGGCAAGGACATCGACGTGGAGCAAGGCTTCAAGGAAGGCGCACGCCTGAATCTGCGCATCTTGAAAGTGTTCTGA
- a CDS encoding phenylacetaldoxime dehydratase family protein codes for MESAIDTHLKCPRTLSRRVPDEYQPPFPMWVARADEQLEQVVMAYLGVQYRGGAQREPALQAMRHIVGSFSLADGPQTYDLTHHTDSSGFDNLIVVGYWKDPAAHCRWLRCAQVNDWWSSPDRLGEGLGYFREITAPRTEQFETLYAFQENLPGVGAVMDTTSGEIEEHGYWGSMRDRFPISQTDWMKPTRELQVIAGDPALGGRVVVLGHDNLTLIRSGQDWADAEAEERSLYLDEILPTLQDGMDFLRDNGQPLGCYSNRFVRNIDLDGNFLDLSYNIGHWRSVEKLERWAESHPTHLRIFVTFFRVAAGLKKLRLYHEVSVSDAKSQVFEYINCHSQTGMLRDAAAAPA; via the coding sequence ATGGAATCCGCAATCGACACACATCTCAAATGCCCACGCACCCTGTCCCGCCGTGTGCCCGACGAGTATCAACCGCCGTTCCCGATGTGGGTCGCACGCGCTGACGAGCAACTGGAGCAAGTGGTGATGGCTTATCTCGGCGTGCAATATCGCGGTGGCGCCCAGCGCGAGCCTGCCTTGCAGGCGATGCGTCACATCGTCGGCAGTTTCAGCCTGGCCGATGGCCCGCAGACCTATGACTTGACCCATCACACCGACAGCAGCGGCTTTGATAATTTGATTGTGGTCGGGTACTGGAAAGACCCGGCCGCCCACTGTCGCTGGTTGCGCTGCGCCCAGGTGAATGACTGGTGGAGTTCGCCGGATCGGCTCGGTGAAGGTCTTGGATACTTCCGCGAAATCACCGCCCCGCGCACCGAGCAGTTCGAGACGCTGTACGCCTTTCAGGAGAATCTGCCCGGTGTCGGCGCGGTGATGGATACCACCAGCGGCGAGATCGAGGAACACGGTTACTGGGGCTCGATGCGCGACCGCTTCCCGATCTCCCAGACCGACTGGATGAAGCCCACCCGCGAGCTCCAAGTGATCGCGGGTGACCCGGCCCTGGGCGGACGGGTGGTGGTCCTGGGGCATGACAACCTCACACTGATTCGTTCGGGCCAGGACTGGGCGGATGCCGAGGCAGAGGAGCGCTCGCTCTATCTCGACGAAATTTTGCCGACGTTGCAGGACGGCATGGACTTCCTGCGTGACAACGGCCAGCCGTTGGGCTGCTACAGCAACAGGTTCGTGCGCAATATCGACCTGGACGGCAACTTTCTCGACCTGAGCTACAACATCGGTCACTGGCGCTCAGTGGAGAAGCTCGAGCGCTGGGCTGAATCCCACCCGACGCACCTGCGTATTTTCGTGACGTTTTTCCGCGTGGCCGCGGGCTTGAAGAAGTTAAGGCTGTACCACGAAGTGTCCGTGTCGGACGCCAAGAGCCAGGTCTTCGAGTACATCAACTGTCATTCGCAGACCGGCATGTTGCGCGATGCCGCTGCCGCGCCAGCCTGA
- a CDS encoding AMP-binding protein — protein MRDYDSALSSFDYLQLAAQDLQGEPGALNACIECCDRHADGNAVALYCETRDGRATRYTFSELQAHAARFGNFLRAQGIRPGDRVAGLMPRTVELVITILGAWRIGAVYQPLFTAFGPKAIEQRLDCSRARWIVTDSLNRPKLDDIPDCPHVIVTDATPEHSSDYAFWDALGRQPADCTPELLDASAPFLLMCTSGTTGPAKPLEVPLSAILAFKSYMRDSIDLREDDHFWNLADPGWAYGLYYAVTGPLACGRATLFHDGPFSVESTCRIITQYAISNLAGSPTAYRLLIAAGAEFADAVRGQLRIVSSAGEPLNPQVIRWFAEQLGVVIHDHYGQTEIGMVLCNHHGLRHPVREGSAGYAVPGYRIVVLDDAHRELPAGQPGVLAVDRERSPLCWFNGYLHMPTKAFVDRYYLSGDIVELNEDGSISFVGRNDDVITTSGYRVGPFDVESALIEHPAVVEAAVIGKPDPQRTELIKAFVVLNRQYLPSAELAETLRLHVRQRLAAHAYPREIEFVEQLPKTPSGKLQRFILRNQEIAKQQALDT, from the coding sequence ATGCGCGATTACGACTCAGCACTGTCATCCTTCGACTATCTACAACTGGCGGCCCAGGACTTGCAAGGCGAGCCGGGAGCCTTGAACGCCTGCATCGAATGCTGCGACCGGCACGCCGATGGCAATGCCGTGGCGTTGTACTGCGAAACGCGCGATGGGCGCGCCACGCGCTACACCTTCAGCGAACTGCAGGCGCACGCTGCGCGCTTCGGCAACTTTCTGCGAGCGCAAGGGATCCGGCCGGGAGATCGTGTCGCCGGCCTGATGCCACGCACGGTTGAACTGGTGATTACTATCCTGGGGGCCTGGCGCATCGGTGCGGTCTACCAACCGCTCTTTACCGCATTCGGGCCCAAGGCGATCGAGCAGCGATTGGACTGCTCCAGGGCACGCTGGATCGTGACCGATTCCCTCAACCGTCCCAAGCTGGACGACATCCCCGACTGCCCCCACGTCATCGTGACCGACGCAACCCCAGAGCACTCGAGCGACTACGCTTTCTGGGATGCACTGGGCCGTCAACCGGCCGACTGCACGCCTGAGCTGCTGGACGCGAGTGCACCTTTCCTGCTGATGTGTACCTCGGGCACCACAGGGCCGGCCAAGCCGCTTGAGGTGCCTTTGAGCGCCATTCTGGCCTTCAAAAGTTATATGCGCGACTCAATAGACCTGCGCGAAGACGACCATTTCTGGAACCTCGCCGACCCCGGCTGGGCCTATGGCTTGTATTACGCAGTCACCGGGCCACTGGCGTGCGGCCGGGCCACGCTGTTCCATGACGGCCCTTTCAGCGTGGAAAGCACCTGCCGGATTATCACCCAGTATGCGATCAGCAACCTGGCCGGCTCGCCCACGGCCTATCGCCTGCTGATTGCTGCCGGGGCCGAGTTCGCCGACGCGGTACGCGGCCAGCTGCGTATCGTCAGCAGCGCCGGCGAACCGCTCAACCCGCAAGTCATTCGCTGGTTCGCCGAACAGCTCGGCGTGGTGATTCACGACCATTACGGCCAAACCGAAATCGGCATGGTGCTGTGCAATCACCACGGGCTACGCCATCCGGTACGTGAGGGTTCTGCCGGTTACGCGGTGCCGGGGTACCGGATTGTCGTGCTGGATGATGCGCACCGGGAATTACCGGCGGGTCAGCCGGGCGTACTGGCGGTGGATCGCGAGCGCTCGCCCCTGTGCTGGTTCAATGGCTACCTTCACATGCCCACCAAGGCCTTTGTCGACCGTTACTACTTGAGCGGCGATATCGTGGAGCTTAACGAGGACGGCAGTATCAGCTTTGTAGGCCGTAACGACGATGTGATCACCACGTCTGGCTACCGCGTGGGGCCTTTCGATGTCGAGAGTGCGCTGATCGAACATCCGGCAGTCGTCGAAGCCGCGGTGATCGGCAAGCCCGACCCGCAACGTACCGAGCTGATCAAGGCGTTTGTCGTGCTGAACCGGCAGTACCTGCCCAGTGCCGAGTTGGCGGAAACCCTGCGCCTGCATGTCCGACAGCGCCTGGCTGCACATGCGTACCCACGGGAAATCGAGTTCGTCGAACAACTGCCCAAGACCCCCAGTGGCAAGTTGCAGCGGTTCATTCTGCGCAACCAGGAAATTGCCAAACAGCAGGCACTCGACACATGA
- a CDS encoding contact-dependent growth inhibition system immunity protein produces the protein MSGLTPAIEAAEPTRWGSSITPALISVIRGEAVLDALAHSRFVLAQPREDVWIHPEATFDRDLYDPTLTTQRYEQWVGSMLERCGYKTRRALFKDMKKCSIERKEGQITIRPSHHEKLEFWSGKGIGESLYVTVPFASSPAEIGAALRLAFSRCT, from the coding sequence ATGTCAGGACTTACTCCGGCTATCGAAGCAGCCGAGCCGACCCGCTGGGGGTCGAGCATCACGCCGGCGCTGATATCAGTGATCAGGGGTGAGGCCGTATTGGATGCATTGGCGCATAGCCGGTTTGTGCTTGCCCAGCCGCGTGAGGATGTGTGGATTCACCCTGAAGCTACGTTTGACCGGGACCTGTACGACCCTACGCTGACCACTCAGCGCTATGAGCAATGGGTGGGCAGTATGTTGGAGCGCTGTGGCTACAAGACCCGGCGTGCATTATTCAAAGACATGAAAAAGTGCAGTATCGAGCGTAAGGAAGGGCAGATAACCATTCGCCCCAGTCACCATGAAAAACTCGAGTTCTGGAGCGGCAAGGGCATCGGTGAAAGTCTGTATGTGACTGTTCCCTTCGCGAGTAGCCCTGCTGAAATCGGTGCGGCCTTGCGCTTGGCCTTTAGCCGCTGTACGTGA